Part of the Paludisphaera borealis genome, CGGCCGACAGCCGGCCCGAAGCCACCAGGTACTTCACCTGGTTGACGATCTGCAAATAGATCGGAACACCTTCATTCGTTGAGATGTGTATCCGCACGACGTGACTCCGCAAGCGGCCACAGTTGTATTAACACAATAATACAACAGGCGCAGACTGAGTCAAGGAGGGAATCCAGCTTTCTTATTGTAGCCGGGGAATGTGACCCCGGGCCGGGCCGGACGACAGGCCGGCCTCAAAGAGGCCGGCTACAATAGATGCGTCAGAACGGCGTGGCGCCCTGGGCGGGGGCGGGCGCTGGGGCGGAACGCTTAGGGGTCGGGGTCGTGCGTTGGCGAGTGGCGGGGGGATCGGCAGGAGCGGCGACCGACGCGTTCTGGCCGCGGCGGGCGGGGTCGGGGGTCGTGCCTTCGACGCCCGCGACACCCTGGCCGAAGCGAATGAGCGTGCCCGCGAGCAAGGGCGACGACGACGAGGCGATTAGGCCGTCGCTGGCGCGGAAGGCGCCGGCGACCTGGAGACGGTCGGGGCCGACCTTGCCCAGCACCTTGACCGGCACATTGGTGACGTACTCGTTGCGGATCACCTGCACTTGCGAAGGCTCGGCACCGGCCGTGACGGGCTTGACCGCCCCCTTGGGAATCGTGGCGATCGCCGTGACGGGGAGGCTTGAACTGCGAACGCGGAAGCCGGGGTCAAGCTCGCCCTTGGGGTTGGCGACCTGGACCCAGGCGGTCGCGAACGGCGCGGCCAGCTCGCGAAGCGGCTTGTACTCGTCGGTCGTTGGGAGCGGCCCGATCGACTGGATCTTGGCGGTCTGATCCTGGTCCTCGATCTGGACCAACAGATCCCCCCCCGCCTTGGCGACGCGGCGGTCGACGGGTACCCACGACTTCAGGGCCGAGACGTCGGCAAGCTCGGCGATCACCGTTCCCTTGAGCACGAACTGGCCGGAGGTCACGGGGACCGCGACGATCCGTCCGGCGAACGGCGCGCGAAGCGTCAACCGATCGAGGGCGATCCGAGCCAGCTCGACGCGCGCCTCAGCCGCCTCGGCCTGGGCCAGCCCGACGGCGTCCGGAATTTGATGGATCGCGACCTGCGCCTGCTTTTCCTTGAGTTCCGCCTGGGCGACCTTGAGCCTGGCGCCGGCCTCGGCGCGGTCGAGTTCGGCGATCTGCTGGGTCTCGCGGACCGTCGAGCCCAGGCCGGCGTCGAGGCTGCGGATCAGCCCGTCGGCGGGAGCGACGATCAAGACCCGGCGAATCGGTTCGAGCGTCGAGACGATCTGGAACCGCTCGGGCATCGTCAACTCGAGCGGGACGGCGTCGATGGTCGCCGACGTCGGAAGGCTCTGGCTCCGCGCCTCAATCGTCGCGAGGACGGCGAGGCTGACGCACAGGACTCGGGCGCACGATCCGGCTCGGGATTTCATAAGCGGCCTCGCACGGGAACGCGACGGAGAACGGAATCGCTACAGGGACTTGAGCATTCGCCGATCGATCATTCCCTCAAAGCTAATGAGCCGGCCAGCGGTCGTCAACCGGCTCTCGACGGCCGACGCCGGGCGGTCGCGACCGGTCGCTTGCCGCGAGCCTGTCCGCAGGCTATCAATCGTAACGGGAAAGAAGTACGATCGGCTTCATCCATCCGCCGGCATCTCTCTGCCGGGTTGACTTGATCGATCAACCGGGAAAGGCGAACGAAACATGGCGAGTGAGCAGGTCACGAGACGCAATTTCGTGGAGACGGCGGGCATTGCGGCGGGGGCCGCGGCGGCGTTCGGCGCGCCGGCGATCGGCCGCGAGGAGCCCCCGAGTCGTCGGTATCGGCTGGGCCTGATCGGGGCCGGAAGCCGTGGTGGACAGCTCCTCGACTCGTTCCTCGCCCAGAAGGACGTCGATATCGTGGCGATCGCCGACGTCGACGACCATCACTCCGGAAACACCGCCGACCGGATCAAGAAAGAGAAGAAAGGCGACAGGCCCAAGGTCAGCCGCGACTACCGGGCGATGCTCGACCGCAAGGACGTCGACGCCGTCATCATCGCCACGCCCGACCACTGGCACGCACTGCCGACCATCCAGGCCGTCGCCGCCGGCAAGGACGTGTACGTCGAGAAGCCCGTCGCGCACAACGTCGCCGAGGGCCGAGCGATGATCGCCGCGGGCCGCAAATACAACAAGATCATCGCCGTGGGCACCCAGCAGCGGTCGTCTTCGCATTTTCAGAAGGCCGTCGAGATCGTCCAGTCGGGCAAGCTCGGCAAGATCTTCTGGGTCCAGACCTGGAACTATGAGAATATCAGCCCGACCGGCCTCGGCCGATGCCCGGACAGCGAAGCGCCGGCGTGCGTCGACTACGACCGCTGGCTCGGCCCCGCGCCGCAGCGCGCGTTCAACCTCAACCGCTTCCACCTGCTGTTCCGCTGGTATTTCGACTACGCGGGGGGCATGATGAGCGATTGGGGCGTCCACCTCAACGACATCGTCCTTTGGGCGCTGAACTCGAAGGGACCGGAGAGCGTATACGCGACCGGCGGCGTGGTCACGTCGGACGACGACCGCGACACGCCCGACACGCTTCAGGTCGTCTACGAGTTCCCCGGCACGACGCTCACGTACTCAATGCGCAAGGGGAACGGCCTGAAGTTCAACGGCCACGACTACGGCATCTTGTTCTGCGGCACCGACGGCAGCCTGATGCTCGACCGTTCGGGTTACGAAGTGATCCCCGACAAGACGGTGCTCCCTTACGGCATCAAGCTCGTCCACGGCGACCGGCCGCTCCGGAAGATCGACCTTGAAGCCTCGACGGCCAAGGGGGTCGACGGCCAAGACGCGCACGTCCGCAACTTCCTCGACTGCCTCGCCTCGCGCGCCAAGCCGACGACCGACGTCCAGACGGCGCACTATTCGACCAACACCTGCCACATGGGCAACATCGCCTACAAGGTCGGTCGCAAGTTGTTCTGGGACGCCGCGACCGAGACGTTCAAGAACGACTCCGAGGCCAACAAGCACCTCGCGCGGGAAGCGCGCAAGGGGTACGAGCTGCCCGCCGTCTGACGACGCGCGGCAACGATCTTCCGGCGAGCGAGGGCCGCGGCTCTCGCTCGCCTCTCTCCCTTTTTCGTCGAGACCGATTCATGTCCCAAGCCCAAGCCGTCGGGCCGATCCTGCGCATCCTCGGGCTCGCTATCGAGCTGCTCGGCGTGACGATCCTGATGCTCTCGGGGCGGAACGACGCCGTGGACGTCGGGTCGCGATTCGGGATCACCACGAATCAGATCTGGGGGACCGTGATCGTCGGCTTCGCGCTCTGGGCGACCGGAACCGCCTTGATCTTCGCGAGGAAAGGCCGAACCCAGCGCAAGGACGCCGCGGACCTGGACCGCGACGCCTCCTGACGCCCGCGCGGCTCGGCTCACGTGCCGCTCGGCTCGGCGGGGACGCTCAGCCACGAACTTCGGGGATACTCCTGCTTGAGCCGCTGGGCGTACTCCTCAGCGCGAGGCGTATTCCCCAGTTGGCGGAACAGGCGTTCGAGCTGGAAGAGCGCCCGGGGGTGTTCTTGCTTGTCCTTGGCGTACAGCAGGTCGGTGTGCAGATAGGCCAGGACGGCGTCGCGAGGGCGGTTCGCGGCGCGGAGGCAGTCGCCCAGGGTGTTGTAGGCCGCCGACTCCGCGGCGACGTCCTCGGCGGGAGCGGCGGCGATCACCTGGCGGACGAGCGCCTCGGCGTCCTTGAACTTCTTGTCGCCGACCAGGCTCTGGGCCTTGGCGAGCCGCGCCTCGCGCTGCCGCTGGGATTTGTCGGGCAAGGTGGCGATCAGTTTGTCGAGTTCGGCGATCGCGCCCGCGTGATCACCGCGCCGGGCGAGCAGCCGCGCCTTGAGGACCGTCGCGCGCTCCGACGACTTGGGTAGCTTGGCCAGCTCGGCGACGGTGGCCTCGGCCCCCTTGTAGTCCTCGGTGTGCAACTGGAGCCGGGCCAGGCCCTCGCGGGCCGCGGCGATGTGGCGGCTGGTGGGATG contains:
- a CDS encoding efflux RND transporter periplasmic adaptor subunit → MKSRAGSCARVLCVSLAVLATIEARSQSLPTSATIDAVPLELTMPERFQIVSTLEPIRRVLIVAPADGLIRSLDAGLGSTVRETQQIAELDRAEAGARLKVAQAELKEKQAQVAIHQIPDAVGLAQAEAAEARVELARIALDRLTLRAPFAGRIVAVPVTSGQFVLKGTVIAELADVSALKSWVPVDRRVAKAGGDLLVQIEDQDQTAKIQSIGPLPTTDEYKPLRELAAPFATAWVQVANPKGELDPGFRVRSSSLPVTAIATIPKGAVKPVTAGAEPSQVQVIRNEYVTNVPVKVLGKVGPDRLQVAGAFRASDGLIASSSSPLLAGTLIRFGQGVAGVEGTTPDPARRGQNASVAAPADPPATRQRTTPTPKRSAPAPAPAQGATPF
- a CDS encoding Gfo/Idh/MocA family protein, with translation MASEQVTRRNFVETAGIAAGAAAAFGAPAIGREEPPSRRYRLGLIGAGSRGGQLLDSFLAQKDVDIVAIADVDDHHSGNTADRIKKEKKGDRPKVSRDYRAMLDRKDVDAVIIATPDHWHALPTIQAVAAGKDVYVEKPVAHNVAEGRAMIAAGRKYNKIIAVGTQQRSSSHFQKAVEIVQSGKLGKIFWVQTWNYENISPTGLGRCPDSEAPACVDYDRWLGPAPQRAFNLNRFHLLFRWYFDYAGGMMSDWGVHLNDIVLWALNSKGPESVYATGGVVTSDDDRDTPDTLQVVYEFPGTTLTYSMRKGNGLKFNGHDYGILFCGTDGSLMLDRSGYEVIPDKTVLPYGIKLVHGDRPLRKIDLEASTAKGVDGQDAHVRNFLDCLASRAKPTTDVQTAHYSTNTCHMGNIAYKVGRKLFWDAATETFKNDSEANKHLAREARKGYELPAV
- a CDS encoding tetratricopeptide repeat protein, producing the protein MTPLRRSRIALRLARRALLCCAALAAASAARADVVTLIAGTTFKQGQGGAVRGTVQSESPAEVVVMVGATTINVPTDQIARIEYSGQPASLQLGETRESSGQYDDAVVQFKKAATEAAGKPFIIETALVNEAEALAEIALVEPDRMKEAKDRFAAFIQAHPTSRHIAAAREGLARLQLHTEDYKGAEATVAELAKLPKSSERATVLKARLLARRGDHAGAIAELDKLIATLPDKSQRQREARLAKAQSLVGDKKFKDAEALVRQVIAAAPAEDVAAESAAYNTLGDCLRAANRPRDAVLAYLHTDLLYAKDKQEHPRALFQLERLFRQLGNTPRAEEYAQRLKQEYPRSSWLSVPAEPSGT